A window of Candidatus Thermoplasmatota archaeon genomic DNA:
GCCGCTTTTTAGCTTCTTCTTTATATCTTCTAGTTTTTTAACTGCTTTTTCAGTTATAGGATTATAGTATTTGAAACCGCACTTCCTTGCAAACTTAGTTGCATGCTCGCCAACCAAGAGCACATGAGGTATTTTTAAAACTTCCGCAGCTACTTTAACTGGGTTTTTTACGTTTTTTATTGCGCCAACTGCGCCGCAAGCACCGTTGCTTAGCATTACAGCAGCATCCATTTCTATTGTTTTACCGTCTAGCCTTAAATTAGAGCCTGTACCTGCATTGAATCTAAAATCGTCTTCAAGAACTATAACAGCTTCAATTACTGCTTTCAATGCGTTATCAGCTCTTTCCAATACCTTAAATCCTTTCTGCGCAGCTTTTTCAGTACCGTCTTTGAACTCGATAGGCGAGCCCGCGCCACCATGACTTATAATTAATGGCTCCACGAAAGTAGAAATGCACAAGGGATTTTAAATAGGTATTGGTATAGCCCGTGCCATAGTTTAGCATCGTTAGATTTAAATATTACTAAATCAATTAAAAAAACTAATGAGTGCAGATTCTAAATCTAGCTTGTGGTTCTTTTTTTATTGAGCTATTACTGCACTCGCCAAACCTAACTTTTTAGAAAAAAATTAAAATTAGGTGATAGAAATATGATTGTAGTTAAAGTTGGGGGCTCCGCACTAAGCGGTGAAAAGATAGATAAAATAGCGAAGTCGCTAATAGAGCAGCAAAATAAAGGCGAGGAGCTTGTGGTAGTAGTCTCTGCGCTAAGCGGTGAAACCGATAGATTACTTGCAATTGCTAGTGAAATAGCCAAGGAAGAGAAATTAAGACCTCAGGATTTAGATGATATTTTGGGCATGGGCGAGAGGCTAGCTTCAAGAGTATTTGTTGCTGCTTTAAGAGCATTAGGTGCTAAGGCTAAAGTAATAGACCCTCAAACAGATGAGTGGTGCATATTCACAGATTCGCAATACAACGAAGCAAATATAATGATTGAAGAAAGCAGAGTAATAGCGAAAAAGAAATTGCTGCCTTTATTGCAGGAAGGTGTTATTCCTGTTGTTTGTGGATTTTTAGGCCTTGCACCAAACGGTACTGTGACGACATTAGGTAGAGGCGGTAGCGATATTACAGCAATGGCTCTTGCAAACATGCTGGAAGCGGAAAGAGTAATAATAGTTAAAGATGTAGAAGGTCTCTTTTCAGCAGACCCTAAAAGAGTTAAAGAGTCTAATTTGCTGAAAACTATTAGTGCTGACGAGCTTAGGATTCTTGCAGCAGCTGGGAGTAGAATAATAAATCCAAAAGCTTTAGAGTACATAACGCCAAAAATGAGATTGAAAATAATAAGTGAAAAATCCAATACTCTTGACGCAGAAGGTACAGAGATTGTTTATAGAAAGAAAGTAGCTGAGAAAGAGTTTTTAAGTCAAATTACATTAATAGGTAGCGAAAAACTAACTGCGCCTGAAAACTTAGAGAAAATAGTGAAAGTTTTAAAATCTGAAAATTTTTCTGTCTATGGTATTTTTGGTAGTAAAGGAGCTTTGGCATTGCTCGTAAAACAAACGCAAGCTGAAAATATTTGTGAGTTATTACATAAATTAATAAAAGGAGATGATAACTTCAAGGCTGTTTCTGTTATGGATGAGAGTGCAAGAGAATTTATAAGAAAAGATATGAAATGGCTTGACTTGTTGAGCCTATTAAAAAAATTCGAAGGATGATAAAAAATGGCAAAGGGAAAAATTGAAGAATATCGCAAAAAGATAGATACAATAGATACTAAAATTTTAGATTTGATAAAGACAAGATGCAAACTAGCTCAAGAGCTTGCGGCGATAAAGTCATCTTTAGGAATTGCTATAATTGATAGAGCTAGAGAGCTTGAAGCGCTAAAAAGAATAAAAAAGCTGGCTGAAGAATCGAAGCTAGATAGCTTTGTAATCGAGCAAATATTTAAAATGCTGCAGTTTTATTCTAAAGAGTTACAAGCAGAGAAGCTGAAGTTAGAAAAAGAAAAGCTTAAAAAAATCGCTGTTTTAGGTCCTAAAGGCTCTAATTCTCAGTTAGCGGCTGAAAAATATACTGAAAATGCAGAGTTAATATTTGCCGAAACTATACCAGACGTTTTCGCGCTTGTTGAGGTCGGCAAAGCTGATTGCGGAATAGTGCCGATAGAGAATTCTTTAGGCGGCGCAGTTGGCACTACTTTAGACCTTTTATGGAAAAGCCATTTGAAAATTTTAAATGAAATAATTATTCCTGTAAGATATGCTCTTGTAGCTAAAAAAGCTCATTGCAACAAGATAGCAAAAATAGCTTCTCACGAGCAAGCTTTGGAGCAATGCAGAG
This region includes:
- the pheA gene encoding prephenate dehydratase, whose protein sequence is MAKGKIEEYRKKIDTIDTKILDLIKTRCKLAQELAAIKSSLGIAIIDRARELEALKRIKKLAEESKLDSFVIEQIFKMLQFYSKELQAEKLKLEKEKLKKIAVLGPKGSNSQLAAEKYTENAELIFAETIPDVFALVEVGKADCGIVPIENSLGGAVGTTLDLLWKSHLKILNEIIIPVRYALVAKKAHCNKIAKIASHEQALEQCREYLRSKFSSCELICEASTSKAAERASKEGIAAIAQPEITKIYDDLEILENDIQDVENITTRFVVIAHSDNLRTGNDKTSIIFSTLDRPGALFEALEILAKLYINMTRLESRPSTRKLGEYIFYVDIEGHRDDELIKRAFELLEEKTTFLKILGSYPKAKEVR
- a CDS encoding isoaspartyl peptidase/L-asparaginase, whose product is MEPLIISHGGAGSPIEFKDGTEKAAQKGFKVLERADNALKAVIEAVIVLEDDFRFNAGTGSNLRLDGKTIEMDAAVMLSNGACGAVGAIKNVKNPVKVAAEVLKIPHVLLVGEHATKFARKCGFKYYNPITEKAVKKLEDIKKKLKSGNLPKWAEKWRNFRYSRFLVGTVGAVARSSKEFAAAVSTGGTSLMLPGRVGDSAVIGAGIYAGKKGAVCTTGVGEEIIRNALAKTVYDKLEELGSQEACEWGVKLLKKYPTGIIAVTKKGYGMACSENMACTAMGKNFIKSGVR